The nucleotide window AGCCGTTTGATCATGGAGAAAAAAGGTAAACAGCTCCGGAAAGAATTTGGAACAGAACCGGCAGTTTATTACATTGATTAGGAAACAGGAGGAATTATGACCTATAAAACAGATGAAATTTGGGAAGACAAATGGGTAAATACCACCTGTGGCGTATGCTACTCCGGTTGTGCAGCAAGAGTTCGGGTGGTGAACGGTGTCCCTGTAAAAGTTGAAGGAATAAAAGACAGCACCATGGGCGGTGAAGGCTCAGGTCTTTGCGGTAAGGGTACGGCAGGGTTGATGTATTATCATGATCCCAACAGGATCAAAAAGCCTATGTTGAGAACCAATCCTGAAAAAGGGCTTGGTGTGGATCCGAAATGGAAAGAAATTGAATGGGACGAAGCACTTGATATCATTTCCACCAAGATGAAAAAAATCATGGAAGATGATCCCAACAAGATTCTTTTTACCAACCAGACAATGAGAGCTTCTGACGGCCCCCATAATCATGCGTATTTTTATGCCCAGGCATTTGGCGTGAAAAACAATGGTAACTTTATTATTGGCGGCGGAAGTCTTCATTGTGGAAATGCCTGCCATATGCTGGGTGGTTTGATTCATGGTGCATGGTCCATTGCTCCTGACTGGAGATATACAAAATATGTTTTAAAATGGGGTTCCAGTAAAGGCACCGGCTCCGGACATTCAGCCATGACCATGGCCCGGTTGAGAGCCGATGCAGTCAGACGCGGTATCAAGGAAACGGTTTTTGATCCAATGGGTAACTTTGCCGGCGGCAAGGCAACCGAATGGGTTGCAATTCTTCCGGGTACGGATGCTGCAGTTGGTCTGGCAATTGCCAACTATATCGTTAACACACGCGGTGAAATGGACATACTTTATCTTAAAGCCAAAACCAATTTCCCGTATCTGATTAAAGCCGACGGCACATACATACGTTATGAAGACAGTAACAAACCAATGATATATGATGAAAAAGACGGTACGATCAAGGAGTATGACGACAAGACTCTTGCTTTTGAAAATTGTGCCCTTGATGGTGAATATGAATACAATGGTGAAAAAGTCAGACCCTGTTTTGTTCCTTTTAAAGAACATTTGAAACAATTTACACCGCAATGGGCCTCTGACATATCAACTGTTCCAGTTGCCAAGATTCTTCAAGTGGCCAAAGAATGGGTGGATAATGCCCAGATCGGCTCCACTATTACTCTTGAAGGAAAAACTTTTCCGTACAGACCGGTTTCTTCCGTTACTTTCCGTGGCTCACAGGGTCATACAAACGGCATCCATCAGGTGGCTGCAATTGACTTGATGGCCCAGCTTGTTGGTGCGGAAGACGTACCCGGCGGTACACTGGGATGGCCTGCTATAAGACGTGCCTATCCGGGCGGCAATTACGAGCAGACCTGCAGCGTTGGTACTGACGGGGTTATTGTTCCTTCCGTATTCTATTCTCATGACCCCTGGCCAGTACATTCAGCCAAGCTTCCCGCCACCAACATGGGATGTGTGGATGTATGGACACACTGCACGCTTTCTCATATCCCCTATGTTGATGAAATGGAATACATTCATGAAAAATTCGGCATGAAATCCAAACCTGAAATGATTTTCGGAATTTCAGCCAATTTTGTTATCAGTAATTCCGACTGGGATGTTGCTGTTAGAAATTTTAAAGACTGCTTTGTTGTTCAAAACGACCTGTGGATAAATGAAACCGACCAGGCCATTGGCGATCTTATTTTGCCGGATGTGTCTTATCTTGAAAAAGACTGCTGGTCTTCTGAAATTGATGCGTTCTTCTTCTCCGGCAGTCCGTCCCATGAAGACTGGTATGTACACCTTCAGCAGCCGGTTGCCGAACCTGTTGGCGAATCTCGTTTCTTCATGGATGTATATATTGATGTGGCCAAACGTGTGGGAGTCCTTGATAAGTTCAACCAGAAAATGAACGAGTACTACGGCGTGGAAGATCCTGAACTTCAGATCAAACCAGGTGAAGTTTTAACCTGGAAGCAGATCGGAGAAAGATTCCTGAAATGGGTCTATGGCAAAGACAAGGAAAAAATTGAAAAACAGGGATATGCCACCTGGCCTAAAAAAATTGAAGATGTCTACTGGAGATGGGATATTGATTCCAGGTGCCCGGTTTATATGGAATACCTGATTCATGACAGAAAAGCCATGGAAGATATCTTTGAGAAAACCGGTTTTGATCTGGAAATGGAAATGGATCAGTATACGCCGCTTCCATCCTGGTTCTGGCCTGAATCCCATAAGGATCTGGATGATGAATATGACCTTCTGGCATTTTCTTACAGGGATATTTTGCACACAAACAATACAACCTTCCAGAATCCGTATGTGGACGAAGTATCAAAGATGTGCCCATATACCTTCACCATCACATTAAACACGACAATGGCAAAGAAAAGAGGGTTAAAAGACGGAGATATCATCTGGATTGAAACCAAAGCCGGGGTCAAGGAAAACGGGATTGTGAAAACCATGGAAGCCCAGAGCCCGAAAGTTATAGGTATTGCGGGTCAGGGCGGACTGTGGGCTGATGGGCGACCCATTGCCAAAGGTAAAGGTGCCAACTTCTGCAAGCTGTTGCCTTCAAAACTGAAATATTTTGATCCTGTTGCAGGTAACATGGAAACCGCTGTTGCCGTTAAGATTTATAAAGACTAAAGGAGGAATATAACATGAGTAAGAAAATTCACGAACTTGAACAAATAATGTTTCCTCCTGACGGCAGCGGACTCAAGCCCTATGAGTGGATGGTAAATCCCACCCGCCAGCAGCAATGGATTGATGATAAAGGTATTTTTCTCTGGCTGGCTTTCTTTTTCTCAGAGATCGGAGCAGGCCTTTATTTTGTATCACTCTTTTATGAGAATACTGCAGGATTGATTATAGGCTGGCTGATTACCCTGATTCTTGGCGGTATTATTCATGTCCTCTACCTGGGAAATCCATTTAGGGCCTGGCGAATGCTCATGAAACCCAATACGTCCGAGTTGTCCCGGGGAATTTGGGTTATAGGAGTCTTTGCAGTATTAGGGTTTCTACAGATGCTGACCGGCAGTTTTAATATTGTTTTTAACTTTATTATGGGAATTGTGTGTCTTTTAATTATTTCCCATGGATTTGCCACCATGAATGTCATCAGGGCTTTGCCGGCCTGGAGTTCAAATATGGTGCTGCCTTTATCCATCATATCCGGGGTATGGATTGGTCAGCAACTCTTGCAGTTCATGTTTGCCGTTTCCGGATCTGCTGCGCTTGCATCTGGAATGGAAGTCTGGGCTGAGGTGTTTTTCTTTGCTTATTTCTTGTGCATACTGCTGTATGTCTGGGGAACCTATCACAGCAATGAAATCGGTAAGGCATCCGTTAAAATGCAGGTGAGCGGCGAAATGCTAAAGATCTCTCTTGGTGGTGTGGTTGGGCTTGGCATTGTTCTTCCGCTTATTTTCACCCTGATCATGTGGGGTGGGGATACCAATGGAGTTTTGATTTTCTTGAGGTTGGCCTGTGTTTTTGCAGGAGACCTTGCCATGCGGTATGTTATAATGAAAAGTGCGGTTTATAAGCCTTTGATTTAGGACACTCAGGATTTAATAACCTGAATTCTGCGTAAGACTTGTTGTTATAATACACTTAACGTCTTATCTGTTCGGGGGTTAAGTAAATCCGCAGTTCTTCAGTATAATGTTTCAAAAAGGGGTGGGAAAGAACATGATTTTTTCCTGCCCTTTTTTTTTGTTTTTAAGGACGAATAGTAGAAAATGTCACTTTGATGTTGAAAAATTCGTAAAATATTTATAATATGGCTATATAACAGTTGAAATTAAGCTATTCATGATTAAACTCAGGAATAATTCGTGTGGGAACGATATAAAACCGTATAAATATAAGGTGCTTTACACAAAAAAAATTGACTCTGAATCAAAAAACCGGTATCAAACCTTTTTTTGCAAAATAGGAAGTTATATGGCTGATAAAGAAAAAAAAGACAAAGCTGAAGAAAGTCAATTCCCATCACAGACCAAGGTGAAATTTGAGGTTTATGGAGAGGAAATGATTGAGAAAGAAGTGAAATCCAGCGGTAACAGCGGTAGAATTTATCTTCCGCCGAACTGGGTAGGGCATACTGTGAAGATCATAAAAGTAGAATAATAATGGAGGATCTTGTGGAAAACACAGTCAAAATAAGACAAATAACCTTTAATGATTCAGAGGCAATTCAATATATACGCAAGGCTATCTCTGATGATGATACACAAGTAAATTATAAAAAAACTATTGAGAGACAGATATCGGAAGGAGCCAGTAAATTTAGTCTGGTAGCTGAAATTAACGGGAATGTGGTGGGATATATTCTAAGTACCGCCCTTTATGCTGGGTTTGGGATTAAAAAGAGTGCCTGGATTATGGATGTTGGCGTTCATCCTGATTATATGGGGCAGGGCATTGGGTTAAAACTTGCAGGAAAAATTTGTGATATATGCAAAGATAAAGGGATTAAAGCTATATACTCCTCTGTCCTCTGGGATTCCACTGATGTGCTTTCTTTCTTTAAAAAGCTTGGATTTGAGAGAAGCAATTTTATCAACCTCAAAAAGAAAATGTAAAAAAAAGAGTCAGTTGAAGACCAGGACAGGCCATGGAAGTTTTTTATATGAAAGACCTTTTAACCTGCTGAAATTAAATATCTTTCATTATTTGTTGTGGCAGAGTGATCTGTCATGGCCGTTTATATGAAAGTCTTAAAAAATTCATAAATAGGTTTTTGATTTTTGCTGTGGTGGTTTAATCTGTCATGGGAGTTATTCCGGATGTGAATCTTTGCGTTTCATAAGAAAATATATTTAATTTGAAGGATATGACAATGGAAAAAATAATTGTAGAAAATCCAGTCGTTGATTTGGACGGGGATGAAATGACACGGATCATCTGGAAAGAAATCAAGGGTAAGCTTATTTTCCCCTATCTGGAATTGGAAACCGTTTATTATGATCTGGGTATTGTGAACCGGGATGATACCCTTGATCAGGTGACGGTTGATGCTGCCAATGCTGTAAAAAAGGTTGGAGTGGGGATTAAATGCGCGACCATTACACCTGATGAAGCCCGTGTTGAAGAATTCGGCCTCAAAGAGATGTACCGTTCTCCTAATGGCACTATCCGGAATATCCTGGGCGGAACGGTTTTCAGGGAACCCATTGTGGTAAAAAACATTCCAAGACTTGTTACCACCTGGAAATATCCTATTTGTATCGGTCGTCATGCTTTTGGAGATCAATACAGGGCCACGGATTTTGTTGTGAAAAAAAAAGGCAAACTTGAGCTGACATTCACTCCTGCGGACGGTTCAGACCCAGAAGTGTTTGAGGTCTATGACTTTGCCGGCGGCGGGGTTGCCATGGGTATGTACAATACTGATGAATCCATTTTTGGTTTTGCCCATTCATGTTTTAATCAGGCCATCAATAAAAAATGGCCCCTGTATCTTTCCACAAAAAATACCATTCTAAAAAAATACGATGGCAGGTTTAAAGATATTTTTGAGCAGGTTTACCAGGAACACTATAAACAAAAAATGGATGAACTGTCCATTGGCTATGAACACAGGTTGATTGATGATATGGTGGCTGCCGCCCTGAAATGGGAAGGAGCCTTTGTCTGGGCATGTAAAAATTATGACGGGGATGTTCAGT belongs to Desulfobacula toluolica Tol2 and includes:
- a CDS encoding isocitrate dehydrogenase (NADP(+)) translates to MEKIIVENPVVDLDGDEMTRIIWKEIKGKLIFPYLELETVYYDLGIVNRDDTLDQVTVDAANAVKKVGVGIKCATITPDEARVEEFGLKEMYRSPNGTIRNILGGTVFREPIVVKNIPRLVTTWKYPICIGRHAFGDQYRATDFVVKKKGKLELTFTPADGSDPEVFEVYDFAGGGVAMGMYNTDESIFGFAHSCFNQAINKKWPLYLSTKNTILKKYDGRFKDIFEQVYQEHYKQKMDELSIGYEHRLIDDMVAAALKWEGAFVWACKNYDGDVQSDTLAQGFGSLGLMTSCLVTPDGNTMEAEAAHGTVTRHFREHQKGNPTSTNPIASIFAWTRGLAFRGKLDKNQALIDFCNTLEQVCIDTVESGKMTKDLALTIHGKNLDKSHYLNTREFLDAIADNLSKKLE
- a CDS encoding GNAT family N-acetyltransferase; this encodes MENTVKIRQITFNDSEAIQYIRKAISDDDTQVNYKKTIERQISEGASKFSLVAEINGNVVGYILSTALYAGFGIKKSAWIMDVGVHPDYMGQGIGLKLAGKICDICKDKGIKAIYSSVLWDSTDVLSFFKKLGFERSNFINLKKKM
- a CDS encoding DUF2080 family transposase-associated protein; this encodes MADKEKKDKAEESQFPSQTKVKFEVYGEEMIEKEVKSSGNSGRIYLPPNWVGHTVKIIKVE
- a CDS encoding molybdopterin-dependent oxidoreductase encodes the protein MTYKTDEIWEDKWVNTTCGVCYSGCAARVRVVNGVPVKVEGIKDSTMGGEGSGLCGKGTAGLMYYHDPNRIKKPMLRTNPEKGLGVDPKWKEIEWDEALDIISTKMKKIMEDDPNKILFTNQTMRASDGPHNHAYFYAQAFGVKNNGNFIIGGGSLHCGNACHMLGGLIHGAWSIAPDWRYTKYVLKWGSSKGTGSGHSAMTMARLRADAVRRGIKETVFDPMGNFAGGKATEWVAILPGTDAAVGLAIANYIVNTRGEMDILYLKAKTNFPYLIKADGTYIRYEDSNKPMIYDEKDGTIKEYDDKTLAFENCALDGEYEYNGEKVRPCFVPFKEHLKQFTPQWASDISTVPVAKILQVAKEWVDNAQIGSTITLEGKTFPYRPVSSVTFRGSQGHTNGIHQVAAIDLMAQLVGAEDVPGGTLGWPAIRRAYPGGNYEQTCSVGTDGVIVPSVFYSHDPWPVHSAKLPATNMGCVDVWTHCTLSHIPYVDEMEYIHEKFGMKSKPEMIFGISANFVISNSDWDVAVRNFKDCFVVQNDLWINETDQAIGDLILPDVSYLEKDCWSSEIDAFFFSGSPSHEDWYVHLQQPVAEPVGESRFFMDVYIDVAKRVGVLDKFNQKMNEYYGVEDPELQIKPGEVLTWKQIGERFLKWVYGKDKEKIEKQGYATWPKKIEDVYWRWDIDSRCPVYMEYLIHDRKAMEDIFEKTGFDLEMEMDQYTPLPSWFWPESHKDLDDEYDLLAFSYRDILHTNNTTFQNPYVDEVSKMCPYTFTITLNTTMAKKRGLKDGDIIWIETKAGVKENGIVKTMEAQSPKVIGIAGQGGLWADGRPIAKGKGANFCKLLPSKLKYFDPVAGNMETAVAVKIYKD